In Xiphophorus hellerii strain 12219 chromosome 13, Xiphophorus_hellerii-4.1, whole genome shotgun sequence, the following proteins share a genomic window:
- the sf3a3 gene encoding splicing factor 3A subunit 3 codes for METILEQQRRYHEEEERLMDAKTKEMLHKKSTLREQINSDHRIRAMLDRYMDVSANLRDSYEDKDGMRRDELAAISGPNEFAEFYNRLKHIKEFHRKHPNEISIPMSAEFEELMKARDNPSEEAQNMVDFTDEEGYGRYLDLHDCYLKYINLKGAEKLDYITYLSSFDQLFDIPKDRKNAEYKKYLEMLLEYLQDYTDRVKPLLDQNELYGKVLTDFEKKWENGTFPGWPKETSSALTHAGAHLDLSAFSSWEELASLGLDRLKSALMALGLKCGGTLEERAQRLFSTKGKSLESLDPSLFAKNPKAKGPKKDTERNRETAFLEAQVYEYVEILGEQRQLTHENVQRKQARTGEEREEEEEEQLSESESEDEDNEIIYNPKNLPLGWDGKPIPYWLYKLHGLNINYNCEICGNYTYRGPKAFQRHFAEWRHAHGMRCLGIPNTAHFANVTQIEDAVSLWAKLKSQKASERWQPDTEEEYEDSIGNVVNKKTYEDLKRQGLL; via the exons ATGGAGACGATTTTAGAACAGCAGCGTCGCTACCACGAAGAGGAAGAGCGACTGATGGACGCCAAAACTAAAGAAATGTTGCACAAAAAGTCCACG CTTCGAGAACAAATTAACTCCGATCATCGCATAAGAGCTATGCTGGAT AGGTACATGGACGTGAGCGCAAACCTGAGAGACTCCTACGAGGACAAAGACGG GATGAGGAGAGACGAACTCGCTGCCATCTCTGGACCAAATGAGTTTGCTGAGTTCTACAACAGACTGAAACACATAAAGGAGTTCCACCGAAAGCATCCCAACGAG ATTTCCATTCCCATGTCGGCAGAGTTTGAAGAGCTGATGAAGGCCAGAGACAACCCCAGTGAAGAGGCTCAGA ACATGGTGGACTTCACTGATGAGGAGGGATACGGCCGCTATCTGGATCTCCACGACTGCTACCTGAAGTACATCAACTTGAAAGGAGCAGAG AAACTGGACTACATCACCTACCTGTCCTCATTCGACCAACTTTTCGACATCCCCAAAGACAGGAAGAACGCCGAATACAAAAA GTACCTGGAGATGCTGCTGGAGTACCTGCAGGACTACACGGACCGGGTCAAGCCTCTGCTGGACCAGAACGAGCTCTACGGGAAAGTCCTGACCGACTTTGAGAAAAAGTGGGAGAACGGGACGTTTCCGGGCTGGCCT AAAGAGACGAGTAGTGCTCTGACACACGCCGGAGCTCATCTGGACCTCTCTGCGTTTTCCTCCTGGGAG GAACTGGCCTCTCTGGGTCTGGACAGGCTGAAGTCTGCTCTCATGGCTTTGGGGCTGAAGTGTGGAGG gACTCTGGAGGAGAGAGCTCAGAGGCTGTTCAGCACCAAAGGCAAATCCCTGGAATCCCTGGACCCGTCTCTGTTCGCCAAGAACCCCAAAGCCAAAGGGCCTAAGAA AGACACGGAACGGAACAGGGAAACGGCCTTCCTGGAGGCTCAGGTCTACGAGTACGTGGAGATCCTGGGG GAGCAGAGGCAGCTCACCCATGAGAATGTGCAGCGGAAGCAGGCGAGGACAGGAGAGGAGCgcgaagaggaagaggaagagcagcTGAGTGAGAGCGAGAGCGAAGATGAAGACAACGAGATCATCTACAACCCCAAAAACCTGCCGCTGGGCTGGGATGGCAAG CCGATCCCTTACTGGCTCTACAAACTGCACGGCCTGAACATCAACTACAACTGTGAGATCTGTGGAAACTACACCTACAGAGGACCCAAGGCCTTCCAGAGGCACTTTGCA GAGTGGCGGCATGCACATGGAATGCGCTGTCTAGGAATCCCCAACACAGCTCATTTCGCCAACGTCACACAGATAGAGGACGCCGTCTCCT TGTGGGCAAAGCTAAAGTCCCAGAAGGCGTCAGAGCGGTGGCAGCCGGACACAGAG GAGGAGTACGAGGACTCCATTGGAAATGTGGTCAACAAGAAGACGTACGAGGATCTGAAGAGACAGGGTCTGCTGTAG